Proteins from a genomic interval of Lolium perenne isolate Kyuss_39 chromosome 1, Kyuss_2.0, whole genome shotgun sequence:
- the LOC127327622 gene encoding uncharacterized protein: protein MDCKKQFSAGFLTDDLLVEILSWVPFKSFCRFKSVCKAWLAFSSDPHYRGKLPKIPTGLVREGRTGVQLVSLSPNNEEIDGALTFLPHYKKLEFVDCCNGLVLCKYRSISSVAYTHFIVCNPATQEWRELPVSGSHGHPYGRDGYRCTTILAFDPSWSAQSFYVFNFWQNVSNTWKRGISRIEVFSSDLCKWLVDDAWRWNHRILMVNTPHSYIGGALHVQTSSGDILVVDGLHRTSHGMSSSNCTMIKLPHECCHLMDGCFGQSPRSLLCAFPEECGRTVAVFSLDAGRPYKWSLKHRLSMPDALGMGNNIEFCDDGSWVLRCSYHIVALDFERDVLFLIDKETKKLLVYNISTGKLSKIKDGCLTRTWAYHYYVACYSKLPGRAM from the coding sequence ATGGACTGTAAAAAACAGTTTTCGGCCGGTTTTCTAACTGATGATCTGTTGGTGGAAATCCTCTCCTGGGTGCCGTTCAAGTCTTTTTGCCGTTTCAAATCTGTGTGCAAGGCCTGGCTTGCCTTCTCCTCTGATCCACACTACCGTGGGAAGCTGCCAAAAATTCCCACGGGCCTTGTGCGGGAAGGCCGTACTGGTGTTCAGCTTGTTAGCTTGTCCCCAAACAACGAGGAAATTGATGGAGCTCTTACATTCTTGCCGCACTACAAGAAATTGGAATTTGTGGACTGCTGCAATGGCCTAGTTCTTTGTAAGTACAGGAGCATCAGTAGTGTTGCATATACCCACTTCATTGTGTGCAACCCGGCAACACAAGAGTGGAGGGAGCTTCCTGTGTCTGGATCTCACGGCCACCCATATGGCCGAGATGGCTACCGTTGTACAACTATTTTGGCCTTCGATCCATCATGGTCGGCACAGTCGTTCTATGTCTTCAACTTTTGGCAGAATGTCAGCAACACTTGGAAACGTGGTATCAGCAGAATTGAGGTGTTCTCGTCTGACCTATGTAAGTGGCTTGTGGACGATGCATGGAGATGGAATCACAGGATACTGATGGTCAATACACCACACAGTTATATAGGTGGAGCGTTGCATGTGCAGACCAGCAGTGGTGATATTCTTGTCGTTGATGGCTTGCACAGAACGAGTCATGGCATGTCATCCAGTAATTGTACCATGATCAAGTTACCGCATGAATGCTGCCATCTCATGGATGGTTGCTTTGGCCAATCACCGCGGTCCTTGCTGTGTGCATTTCCAGAGGAATGTGGACGCACGGTTGCAGTGTTTAGTCTTGATGCTGGTCGTCCTTACAAGTGGTCTCTGAAGCATCGTCTTAGTATGCCTGATGCACTTGGAATGGGTAATAATATTGAATTCTGTGATGATGGATCTTGGGTCTTGCGGTGTAGTTATCACATTGTCGCTCTCGACTTTGAAAGGGATGTGCTTTTCCTCATCGACAAGGAGACGAAGAAGCTATTGGTATACAACATTAGCACAGGGAAACTTAGCAAGATCAAAGATGGTTGCCTTACTCGCACCTGGGCCTACCATTATTATGTGGCATGCTACTCAAAGCTTCCAGGCCGAGCCATGTGA